In Sesamum indicum cultivar Zhongzhi No. 13 linkage group LG8, S_indicum_v1.0, whole genome shotgun sequence, the sequence CATATATGTAACGTATTTAGCTATATACGTGCAGTGATTATTACGTCTAATGTACAGTACTATTAAGagcttaaaaattttaaacgaGGAGCTGGACATTTAGTCCAAAATACTAGTAAAAGTTTAATCTGGGAGTCTTGTATATATACTTGTACAGTAAAAAAAACAAGCAACTTTgaacattaattttcaattggtGGATGGGGCTAAGTGGAACTAactgaaattaattaactttcaTCAGGTCCTACCTGTGGACAACGTTGTAGTGGAGGAGTTGCATTTTTCAAATACGGAGTGCTTAATACCTGAAAGCAAACAACATAATATATGTACATCAAAACATAGAAAGGTATAACTTTAAGAAATCACAAGTCTGAGTGGAATCCTAGCCTGGGActtatattgtaataatggGAATTACATACACTGACTTGATCGTGGAGAAACTTGATGTATTCGATCGCTTCATGGAGAACTGATGCAGTATCAGTCTGTAAGAGTAACAAACTTTCAGTTGTACATAGTACTGTTGAACCTGTGACGAAAACATGGAGGAAAAGAGACAAAATTTTTACCTTTCCAAAAGGTGAAACCAACTGCTGGAGAGCAGTAATTCTGTCCCCTAGCTTCTCTTTCCTCACCTGTTTGAAAAAACTCAAAGTTATAATCCATTTCAATGCAAGGATAAGGAAAGAAATTATGCCTTTAATCATCTTGTTCGAAAGCTCGATATATTATATACCTTAAAGGTTGGTAGTGGTGATGGAGTTTCGATTCGCGGACGCTTAAATGAAGGTTCGTTGCTAAATTTCTTCACCGCTGAGGCTAAGTCTTTGGGATCTTCTTCCTTATGatgctgaaaattttgaaatctttcTGCATTAATAGGTCAACTCGAGAAACCCTAGGTACATGCTAATATATATGGACTTGTACATATATTTACCTTTGCACTGATGTTTGGGAGATTAGATTTTGCACTGTTAATCATAGGAGGAGGAAGGAAACGGGGTTGAGTTGAAGGGAGAACATTTGCACCCGAAGCCGCAGCCATGGCATTCCAGAAGCTTGTGTTATTAGTGAACGGCAAATGATTAGCAGGCTGTTGTTTTGCCAAAGAGGGCTTTGATGTAGTCGGGGCTTTAGTTAAACTGGGCAAAAATTCAGTCGAATTAATCCGATGATTCGGGTAAGATGAATAGTTTGTCGCCTGATTATCTAACAAAGATTGCTCATGAGGCTGATCGGAATCTGTGTCAAATAAAGTTTGCAACAAGGACGAAGTACTGTAGCTATAAGAAGCTGAATTCATCAATGGAAAGGTGGTGGATAGCCCTTGGGAATTAGTTGGAACACATTGAGTTGAACTAGTTAAGGAATTTGATGGCTGCGGCTCGAGAGGAAAGCTCTGATTGTTCACTTGTTTGAAAGGGTTAATGGAAGAATCTTCACAAAAGTTCTTGGCGCTCCAGTTCTTGTGGTTTTGATCAGGACACTTATCGACAACGTCCGTGGTTGTTAGCCGATAATTCAGGCCTGCAGCTTCTTGCAACATGCGAGAATAATCATCCTCTGATCTTCCACTATGATCATGGCTGGAAGATGACAAGAGGAAGAGAATGATCATTTTTCTTGGATCAACTTGGGCCATATGattacaaagaaaacaagTCCGAAAGCACTCAGCTTTTTTTAAGGGCACTACCGAAAGTTTTGGACCATTAGGGCAAGTGATCATTAATGGGACAAAACGAGTTCAATAATAACACTGAGATCATCACCAAGAACTGGACTAAAgcaacatatattaattaatgaatatataaacaGATAAAACTTACAGCAAATCTTGATTCCAATCATCCGTAGTTGAGGCAAACATGGGCATGTTTCCATCGCCGGTGGGCTGCTGAGGTTTCTGTACGTCTTGAATTAGTACAGAGCTGGCGCCATCGGAGGCCGCCGAACAGGCAGAATCATCACTGATTGACCTTGCAGTGCTCACGTCCATCATCAGGTCATGGTTCTGCAGCCACCCAAAGCTTCCCATGTCGTTGATTGCGGACGCACATGGCGACGAGCCAAAGAGATTTCTCTGCGGATTCCACCAGTTTCCTCCACAAACACCCCCTTGAAAATCTTCTGCCATAGCCTATATCCTTAACTTTATTATAACCACCAagaatcttgaaaatttttgtgaaCTTTTCAACGTGGCCTTGTTCTTCAGTTCTTTTCTCCTGTTCTGCTGTCTGgcgatgtatatatatatactcgaATCTTTGCACCTTTGTCAAGTTTGGTTCACATGAAAGTGAATTCCATGGCTgatgttgtgtgtgtgtatttataCGCAGATGGACCAACAAAGTTCAACGTGTGAAACAGTTGGAGAGGGTACGTACAATTAAACTATTGAAATCAGGTTGACATTTGTAAGAGATATTGATTAGATAAACCAAAACTTGGGGAGACAAacgaaattaaatataaaaagaaaaaataaagaaattctcTCCATTTGCGTGTGGTATAATTCtatgtactttttaaattgtttctaaaaaaatttattcgaCTTGGGttttcttaaatatcacaGTTATAttagaagaaatttaatatttgattatgattaattattataattaaaaataaataattatagtcaCGCAATGGTTGTTGCTAATAGTTTTTGCGAGTGTGACtaaaacatttatcaaaaCTAAAAgttatggtaaaaatatttgtacaaaGAGTTTTCACGATGcataatctaaatttttgaatcaatttttatttaaccattaataataattatttatcatattttattatataagaagaaataacatttttggtcccataagttagGGCCGTTTCACATCTGGTCC encodes:
- the LOC105167954 gene encoding transcription factor bHLH112, with translation MAEDFQGGVCGGNWWNPQRNLFGSSPCASAINDMGSFGWLQNHDLMMDVSTARSISDDSACSAASDGASSVLIQDVQKPQQPTGDGNMPMFASTTDDWNQDLLHDHSGRSEDDYSRMLQEAAGLNYRLTTTDVVDKCPDQNHKNWSAKNFCEDSSINPFKQVNNQSFPLEPQPSNSLTSSTQCVPTNSQGLSTTFPLMNSASYSYSTSSLLQTLFDTDSDQPHEQSLLDNQATNYSSYPNHRINSTEFLPSLTKAPTTSKPSLAKQQPANHLPFTNNTSFWNAMAAASGANVLPSTQPRFLPPPMINSAKSNLPNISAKHHKEEDPKDLASAVKKFSNEPSFKRPRIETPSPLPTFKVRKEKLGDRITALQQLVSPFGKTDTASVLHEAIEYIKFLHDQVSVLSTPYLKNATPPLQRCPQAGDKNKDQEGPIQDLKSRGLCLVPISSTFPVAAETTADFWTPTFGGSFR